The Streptomyces sp. NBC_01363 region GGCCGGTTACAAGGGGCTGACCGACCTCGGTGCGCGGGGCGCGGTCGTCGCGCTGGATCCGAGCACGGGGAAGGTCCTGGCCCTCGTCTCCACCCCTTCGTACGATCCGTCGGTCTTCGCCGGGAACTCGTTCAAGGAAGGAGACAAGTTCCAGGCGCTCGTCAAGGACAAGAGCAAGCCGCTGGCCAACCGCCCGCTGCGGGAGACCTTCCCGCCCGGTTCGACGTTCAAGATCCTCACGGCGGCCGCGGCCCTGGAGAACGGCGTGGTCACCGACGTCGACGCGGCATCCGACGCCGTCTCCCCGTACCCCCTGCCGCTCTCCACGAACAAGATCGGCAGCGAGGCCGGCGACGCGGTGTGCAACAAGGCGTCCATGAAGACCGCGATGCAGTACTCCTGCAACAACGTATTCCTCGACGCGGCGTCCAAGGTCGGTGCCGAGAAGATGCGGGAGACCGCCGAGAAGTTCGGCTTCAACGCCGATGTGTACTCCGACGAGTTCGGCGACATGCTCGCCACCAAGAGCCTCTACCCGAACAAACTGGACAAGCCCGGAACGGCGCTGACGGGCATGGGGCAGGGCAGCCTCACCAGCACGCCGATGCAGATGGCGATGGTGACGGCCGCCCTCGCCAACGACGGCAAGCTGATGCAGCCGTACATCGTCGACGAGCTGCGCGGCCCCGACGTGTCGGTCCTGGAGAAGAACGAACCGAAGCTCAAGAGCCAGGCCGTGTCCGAGGAGACGGCGAAGAAGGTCCAGGAAATGATGGAGTTCACGGCCAAGGAGGGCAGCGCCAAGCGGGCCCTGATCGACGGTGTCACGGTCGGCGGCAAGACCGGCACGGCGCAGCGCGGCGTCAACGTGAACGACGAGGTGCCGTACGGCTGGTTCGTCTCGTACGGCAAGGCCGACGGCAAGTCGGTGGCGGTCGCGGTGTTCATCGACCCGACGGACATGGACATCTCCCGATCGGACATCTCCGGTGGCCGGCTGGGTGCGCCGATCGCGAAGAGCGTGATGAAGGCGGTGCTGGGCAAGTAGCCCCCTGGGACACGTGTGCGATCATCGTGTGCACTCTTCTTTACGAGTCGCACACATCTTGCTTGTGTCCCGGGCCGTCCCGCGTTCGCGCGTCGTTCGCGCGTCGTTCGTGAAGCCCCGGCAGAAGCGCACACTTCACCGGTCCGGGGGGAACGGAATGCCCAACTACCCACGCACGGCGGCGAGATCCGAGAGATCGGCGGGATCGGCGGCGTACGCGGCGCTACTGCTCGCGCTGTCGGTCCTGCTCTCGCTGCTGATACCCGCGACCGCCGCGCAGGCGTACGCCCCCACGGCGGCGGCCGGCGCCCCGGCCGATGCTCCGGCCGACGAGGACTGTGCAGCCCTGCCGCTCTCCGGCTTCGGCGAGGCCGCCCCGGCCGAGGGCAAGCCGACGATCCCGGGCGACGGCACGGCCTGCTTCACGTTCACGGCCGGGGCCGCCGGGCTGCACAAGGTCGTGCTCGTCGGCGGCGCCGACGCCAGCACGTACACCCATGTCTACGACGGCGAGACGGAGATCGACTGCTACGACCCCGAGTGGGGCGCCGGCTGGTGCCGACTGCCCCGCTCGGGCGACTTCACGCTCCGGCTGTTCAACGACTGGTCCGAGCCGAGCAGGCCCACCGTCGCCGTCGTCCCCCTCGCCACCACCGAGGGCTGCGCGCCCGAGATCGGCACGTCCTGGGACACCGCACCCGTCGTCGGCTCGGCGGCCGGGCCGACGGCCATCCAGTGCCAGCCGTTCGCGGGCAAGCCGGGTGAGCGGATCACCAACAAGATCAGTCCGTCCGCGTACGGCCAGAGCCTGTCGTGGATCACCGACGAGACCGGCGCCCGGATCTGCCCGCACTTCAACGAGGACGACAGCGAGGGCTGCGTACTGCCCGGCGACGGCCCGTACCGGGTCCTCTCGCAGGTCAGCGAGGCCGAGCACGGCTTCCCCGCCGGGTACACCCTCGCCGTCCGCCGCATCTCCGACCCGGCCGGCTGCACCCACCCGGCGCTGAACGGATACAACTCCGGCCCCACGGCCGCCGATCCGGTCCACGGATGCCGGACCTTCACCGCCCCGGCCGCCGGACGCTACGACGCGTACGCCGTCCACGACGGCGTACGGTCCGTGCTCGCCGTGTACGACCGGGAGGGCAGGACCGTCTGCGCGACCTGGGACGTCTGCTCCCTCCCCGCCGCAGGTGACTACACCGTCTTCACCGACGCCCCCACCCTCGTCATCGACCACTCCGCCACCACCGGCTGCGAGCCGGTCGAACTCGGCGTGCACCATTCCGGGTTCGCCGTCGGCGGCGAGATCGACTGCCTGTCGCTGCCGCTCCCCGAGGGCGCCCGGCTGGCGGTGCTGCGGGCATTCAACGGGCCCGCACCACGTCCCGAGGCGACCGTGGTCGACGCCGACGGCATCCAGCGGTGCGGCACGTCCCAGCTCTCGGCCGGGACCTGCGGACTCACCGGCAAGGCCCCGTTCCGGGCCCTGGTCTCCACCACCAGCGAGTCGAACCCGACCGGCCCGTACACCCTCGCCCTGCACCGCACCGACGCGGCGAGCGACTGCCCGGCCGTCCCGGCGGGCGACTTCACCGCGACCGGCCCCGCCGCCCGCGTCGTCACCGGGAACGGCGTTTTCTCGAACTGCCTGAGCAT contains the following coding sequences:
- a CDS encoding penicillin-binding protein 2 encodes the protein MNRPLRHIAIFCGLLVLGLLLRANWIQYVKSEPLATHEKNRRVKIAQFATPRGDIVVGSDAITGSKAVDGTDFKYRRTFKQGPMYAPVTGYASQAQGMSLLEKTYDSILSGQDDRFAFRHAKDIITGEQRRGGDVITTIDPKAQKAGYKGLTDLGARGAVVALDPSTGKVLALVSTPSYDPSVFAGNSFKEGDKFQALVKDKSKPLANRPLRETFPPGSTFKILTAAAALENGVVTDVDAASDAVSPYPLPLSTNKIGSEAGDAVCNKASMKTAMQYSCNNVFLDAASKVGAEKMRETAEKFGFNADVYSDEFGDMLATKSLYPNKLDKPGTALTGMGQGSLTSTPMQMAMVTAALANDGKLMQPYIVDELRGPDVSVLEKNEPKLKSQAVSEETAKKVQEMMEFTAKEGSAKRALIDGVTVGGKTGTAQRGVNVNDEVPYGWFVSYGKADGKSVAVAVFIDPTDMDISRSDISGGRLGAPIAKSVMKAVLGK